In the genome of Ctenopharyngodon idella isolate HZGC_01 chromosome 19, HZGC01, whole genome shotgun sequence, one region contains:
- the necap1 gene encoding adaptin ear-binding coat-associated protein 1, whose amino-acid sequence MASEGEYESILCVKPDVNVYRIPPRASNRGYRAADWKLDAPDWTGRLRITAKGKVAYIKLEDKVSGELFAQAPITEYPGIALETVSDSSRYFVLRIQDDNGRSAFIGVGFGDRGDSFDFNVALQDHFKWVKQENELSKSSQTADSGPKLDLGFKEGQTITLNIGQGKKRDKPRPQSSGGFGLLPPPPGGKIAPPPPSNHNTEQPSGGAQIGCLLELDSSNSNTVVQSNPSSDLWGDFSSSASSVPPPASHQEPSSGNWVQF is encoded by the exons ATGGCGTCCGAGGGGGAATATGAGTCGATTCTGTGCGTAAAACCAGATGTCAATGTTTACCGCATCCCACCGAGGGCGTCGAATCGCGGATACAG GGCTGCTGACTGGAAGCTGGACGCTCCTGATTGGACAGGCCGTTTGCGCATAACAGCAAAGGGGAAAGTGGCTTATATCAAACTGGAGGACAAAGTCTCAG GTGAGCTGTTTGCTCAAGCGCCAATTACGGAATACCCTGGCATTGCCTTGGAGACTGTCAGCGATTCTAGTCGCTATTTTGTTCTCCGAATACAGGATGACAATG GTCGGAGTGCGTTCATTGGCGTTGGATTCGGAGACAGAGGTGATTCTTTTGACTTCAATGTCGCCTTGCAGGATCATTTCAA GTGGGTTAAACAGGAGAATGAACTCAGCAAAAGTTCTCAGACTGCAGACTCAGGACCCAAACTGGATCTAGGCTTTAAAGAGGGACAGACCATCACACTGAATATCGGG CAAGGGAAAAAGAGAGACAAACCCCGCCCTCAGAGCTCAGGAGGCTTTGGGCTCCTCCCTCCACCTCCAGGGGGAAAGATAGCACCTCCTCCTCCGTCCAATCATAACACAGAACAGCCGTCAGGAGGAGCACAAATAG GATGTTTATTAGAACTGGACAGCAGTAACTCTAATACAGTGGTTCAGTCAAACCCCAGCTCTGACCTATGGGGTGATTTCTCCAGCTCTGCAAG ctCTGTTCCTCCTCCAGCATCTCACCAAGAACCCTCTTCTGGGAACTGGGTCCAGTTCTGA
- the epn1b gene encoding LOW QUALITY PROTEIN: epsin-1 (The sequence of the model RefSeq protein was modified relative to this genomic sequence to represent the inferred CDS: deleted 1 base in 1 codon), whose product MTHSMLRRQLKNLVQNFSEAEVKVREATSNDPWGPSSSQMADISDLTYNVVACNEILAMLWKRLNDDKNWRHVYKSLTLLEYLLKTGSDRIPQQCVENIHIIKILTEYRFTDKDGKDQGVNVREKAKIVMVLIEDEDKRKEERDFAMKTKDKLAKAPNASSATGPEKEKPEIPPYTGLPSLDNIPSVADLTAAMAKKKEEQKRLEAERKEAERRAKEGDTEPDLWEKAATAAPPSSSDPWGAPSDASNESAPATNDPWGASSDDAKKSSPTTNDPWGGSSDGKNGSAPTSNDPWGGSASDENGSPPASSDPWGGSTNVEKSSPPVASDPWGNSAGLSEDKAPSTNDPWGETAKDSSVTSDPWGAPADNVQDSAPANSDPWGASPATSDPFGDGSNAANDPWGTAVSSPPTANDPWGAPSAPTNAMTTGDPFGDGGSSDPWGGSSENGDTATKPADETKKPASFLGAGASLVDLDSLMSVKPKPKQPPLSAISTQKAPDVGVLGGSGWTRTDGCTF is encoded by the exons ATGACCCACTCAATGCTGCGACGCCAACTGAAGAACCTTGTTCAGAACTTCTCTGAGGCAGAGGTCAAG GTTCGGGAAGCGACCTCTAATGACCCCTGGGGGCCATCGAGCTCCCAGATGGCCGACATCTCAGACCTGACCTACAATGTTGTGGCATGTAACGAGATTTTGGCCATGCTCTGGAAGCGCCTCAATGATGACAAGAATTGGAGGCACGTGTACAAG TCTTTAACCCTTCTTGAATATCTATTG AAAACGGGCTCTGACCGCATCCCTCAGCAGTGTGTGGAGAACATTCACATTATCAAAATCCTAACAGAATACCGCTTCACAGACAAGGATGGAAAGGACCAG GGGGTGAATGTGAGAGAAAAGGCTAAGATAGTGATGGTGCTGATTGAGGATGAGGACAAAAGGAAAGAGGAGAGAGATTTTGCAATGAAGACAAAAGACAAGTTGGCAAAGGCTCCCAATG CGTCCTCTGCTACAGGACCAGAAAAAGAAAAGCCAGAGATCCCCCCGTATACAGGGCTGCCCTCCCTGGACAACATCCCATCAGTGGCTGACCTGACCGCCGCCATGGCCAAGAAGAAAGAGGAGCAGAAACGTCTGGAGGCCGAGAGGAAAGAGGCAGAGAGAAGG GCAAAGGAAGGTGACACAGAGCCAGATCTTTGGGAAaaagcagcaacagcagcaccTCCGTCCAGCTCGGACCCCTGGGGAGCCCCATCCGACGCGTCCAACGAATCCGCCCCTGCTACCAACGACCCATGGGGGGCATCATCTGATGACGCAAAGAAATCCAGTCCAACTACCAATGATCCTTGGGGTGGATCTTCTGATGGGAAAAATGGATCTGCACCCACATCCAATGATCCATGGGGAGGATCTGCCAGTGACGAGAATGGTTCTCCACCTGCCTCCAGTGATCCTTGGGGAGGATCTACGAATGTTGAGAAAAGTTCTCCACCTGTTGCCAGCGACCCATGGGGCAACTCTGCTGGACTTTCAGAGGATAAAGCCCCGTCAACAAACGATCCATGGGGGGAAACGGCGAAAGACTCGTCAGTGACGTCAGATCCTTGGGGGGCACCGGCGGATAATGTACAGGATTCAGCGCCTGCAAACTCTGACCCCTGGGGGGCATCACCAGCCACGTCTGATCCATTTGGTGATGGTTCAAATGCAGCTAATGACCCTTGGGGCACAGCAG TGTCTTCACCCCCCACTGCGAATGACCCCTGGGGTGCCCCATCAGCTCCGACTAATGCTATGACGACTGGTGACCCTTTCGGTGATGGAGGTAGTTCAGATCCCTGGGGAGGTTCTTCTGAGAATG GTGACACTGCTACAAAACCTGCTGATGAGACCAAAAAGCCAGCGTCCTTCCTGGGAGCAGGTGCTTCATTGGTGGACTTGGACTCTCTTATGTCAGTCAAGCCCAAACCGAAACAGCCCCCTCTCAGCGCCATCTCCACTCAAAAAGCCCCGG ATGTAGGTGTCTTAGGAGGCTCTGGATGGACCAGGACAGACGGGTGTACCTTTTAG
- the si:ch211-232m10.6 gene encoding germ cell-specific gene 1-like protein, whose product MDGQTDRQTDGWTDGWMDHQEKVCLFFTGEKCRSFIELTPGETQGVLWLSVISEFAYISLLAMGFLLMWVELLLLCLNKEMYALKINAFAAICTVLSGLMGMVAHMMYTTVFQMTVSIGPKDWRPQTWDYGWSFAMAWISFSCCMAAAVFTLNSYTKTLIENKHRARIRLEESRAASHAPPYDEVITTGGGSLYSVSRLVQQCQKGAFIDTVWTPREEGSGGGMVGAKSPHGLVLVGGCRREGCEDCEREMDEMEDVLEREGNDEMC is encoded by the exons atggatggacagacagatagacagacagatggatggacggacggatggatggatcacCAAGAAAAAGTCTGCTTATTCTTCACAGGTGAGAAATGTCGGAGCTTCATTGAACTGACCCCTGGAGAAACACAAG GAGTTCTGTGGCTCTCAGTCATATCAGAGTTTGCATACATCAGCCTCCTGGCGATGGGCTTCCTTCTGATGTGGGTGGAATTGCTGCTCCTGTGTCTGAATAAGGAAATGTATGCGCTCAAGATCAATGCTTTTGCTGCCATCTGCACTGTGCTGTCTG GTTTGATGGGAATGGTGGCACATATGATGTATACAACAGTATTCCAGATGACTGTCAGCATCGGGCCCAAAGACTGGAGACCACAGACCTGGGACTACGGCTGGTCATTTGC CATGGCATGGATCTCCTTCAGCTGTTGCATGGCAGCAGCTGTATTCACCCTGAACTCTTACACCAAAACTCTGATCGAGAATAAGCACCGTGCCCGGATCCGTCTGGAGGAGTCCCGTGCCGCCAGCCACGCACCGCCCTATGATGAGGTCATCACGACCGGTGGTGGGAGCCTCTACTCTGTCAGCCGACTGGTTCAGCAATGCCAGAAGGGTGCATTTATCGACACTGTGTGGACCCCCAGGGAGGAAGGGTCTGGTGGGGGTATGGTGGGCGCGAAAAGTCCTCATGGACTGGTACTAGTGGGGGGGTGCAGGAGAGAGGGATGCGAGGACTGCGAGAGAGAAATGGATGAGATGGAAGATGTATTAGAGAGGGAAGGGAATGATGAAATGTGCTGA